The following proteins are co-located in the Haloplanus sp. HW8-1 genome:
- a CDS encoding SaoD/DsrE family protein produces MRVAYVFTTAGRTVDYVLGDMIVPQLELDDHGAEVAGMFFFHDNVYALREGDPLGERLAAVADDRDILLMLCDRCATKRGLAERAGEHASGRERYEPRDVVDGVTVGCFPDLYAALGEAGVDQVITL; encoded by the coding sequence ATGCGTGTCGCGTACGTGTTCACCACGGCCGGTCGAACAGTCGACTACGTCCTCGGCGACATGATCGTCCCGCAACTGGAGTTGGACGATCACGGCGCGGAGGTGGCAGGGATGTTCTTCTTTCACGACAACGTCTACGCGCTCCGGGAGGGCGACCCGCTGGGTGAGCGCCTCGCGGCGGTCGCCGACGACCGCGACATCCTGCTCATGCTGTGTGACCGCTGTGCGACGAAACGTGGGTTGGCCGAGCGCGCCGGCGAACACGCGAGCGGCCGCGAACGGTACGAACCACGGGACGTCGTCGACGGCGTGACGGTCGGCTGTTTCCCCGACCTCTACGCCGCGCTCGGCGAGGCGGGGGTCGATCAGGTGATCACGCTGTGA
- a CDS encoding diphthine--ammonia ligase, with product MTDQWASLFSGGKDSSWALYRALERGLDVTRLVTVHPGEDSYMYHVPATDLAALAAESIGIDLLEIDPDDLGAAAATDSATQGDAELEPLEAALRDLATEIDLAGVTAGAVESEFQTSRIEAMCERLAIDLFAPLWQRDPIALGEAMLDAGFEILIVQVAAGGLDESWLGRRLDADALADLAALNEECGVHPLGEGGEFETLVTDAPHMRRPIELASEPVWEGTRGYLRITDARLGDPGEG from the coding sequence ATGACCGACCAGTGGGCGAGCCTCTTTTCGGGCGGCAAAGACTCCTCGTGGGCGCTCTATCGCGCGCTCGAACGCGGCCTCGACGTGACGCGACTGGTGACCGTCCACCCCGGCGAGGACTCGTACATGTACCACGTCCCGGCGACCGACCTGGCCGCGCTGGCGGCCGAGAGCATCGGGATCGACCTGCTGGAGATCGACCCGGACGACCTCGGCGCCGCGGCCGCGACGGATTCGGCGACGCAGGGCGACGCCGAACTCGAACCGCTGGAGGCCGCCCTTCGTGACCTCGCGACCGAGATCGACCTCGCGGGGGTCACCGCCGGGGCCGTCGAGAGCGAGTTCCAGACCAGTCGCATCGAGGCCATGTGTGAGCGCCTGGCGATCGACCTGTTCGCGCCGCTGTGGCAACGCGACCCGATCGCTCTCGGCGAAGCCATGCTCGATGCCGGGTTCGAGATCCTGATCGTGCAGGTGGCGGCCGGCGGCCTCGACGAATCGTGGCTCGGCCGTCGACTCGACGCCGACGCCCTGGCGGACCTCGCCGCGCTCAACGAGGAGTGCGGGGTCCACCCGCTCGGCGAGGGCGGCGAGTTCGAGACGCTCGTGACCGACGCGCCACACATGCGGCGGCCGATCGAACTGGCGTCGGAACCGGTGTGGGAGGGCACTCGGGGCTACCTGCGGATCACGGACGCCCGTCTCGGCGATCCAGGCGAGGGTTGA
- a CDS encoding type IV pilin, with amino-acid sequence MDTPCRERGVSPVVGVALMVALVVVLALVLATLALGVEMPSDPHPQYSYRTEYVADGEGNTNDRPYVTLTLSGGQIEVGEDFYIVDSDGNEVRWDAVWTTSGPLTAGDYAHVDGYGSDSALNHACEGEVYRFIHRPNAEESAVLATIEIERPAVGPATAHC; translated from the coding sequence ATGGACACCCCCTGTCGCGAACGCGGCGTCTCGCCTGTCGTCGGGGTCGCGCTCATGGTGGCGCTCGTGGTGGTCCTGGCGCTCGTTCTCGCGACGCTCGCGCTGGGGGTCGAGATGCCGAGTGATCCTCACCCGCAGTACAGCTACCGGACCGAGTACGTCGCCGACGGGGAGGGCAACACGAACGACCGCCCGTACGTGACGCTCACGCTCTCGGGGGGGCAGATCGAGGTGGGAGAGGACTTCTACATCGTCGACAGTGACGGCAACGAAGTCCGGTGGGACGCCGTCTGGACCACGTCGGGGCCGCTGACGGCCGGCGACTACGCCCACGTCGACGGCTACGGGAGCGACAGCGCGCTGAATCACGCCTGTGAGGGCGAGGTGTACCGGTTCATTCACCGGCCGAACGCCGAAGAGAGCGCCGTCCTAGCGACGATCGAGATCGAACGGCCGGCGGTCGGACCCGCCACCGCTCACTGCTAG
- a CDS encoding sugar phosphate nucleotidyltransferase, with the protein MKAIVLAGGYATRLWPITKHRPKMFLPVGESTVIDTVFADLEADDRISEVYVSTNERFADEFASYLADSEFEKPTLSVEETTAEDEKFGVVGALAQLIEREGVEEDLLVVAGDNLISFDLGEFVDFFDAKGTPTLAAYDVGSKERASSYGLVDLDGDRVVDFQEKPDDPKSTLVSVACYAFPADTLPLFEEYLAAGENPDEPGWFIQWIQARQPVHAFTFDGAWFDIGTPESYLDAVAWHLDGDVRVDETATVENATLRGDVHVMAGAEVVDSTLERTVVFPNATIRNADVRGSIIDEETRVENLDLADALIGAHSTMTDGSRDA; encoded by the coding sequence ATGAAGGCCATCGTTCTGGCGGGCGGCTACGCGACGCGGCTCTGGCCGATCACCAAACATCGGCCCAAGATGTTCCTGCCCGTCGGCGAGTCGACGGTCATCGACACCGTCTTCGCGGATCTGGAAGCCGACGACCGGATCTCCGAGGTGTACGTCAGCACCAACGAACGGTTCGCCGACGAGTTCGCCTCGTATCTCGCCGACAGCGAGTTCGAGAAACCGACGCTCTCCGTCGAGGAGACGACGGCCGAAGACGAGAAGTTCGGCGTCGTCGGTGCGCTCGCCCAACTCATCGAGCGCGAGGGCGTCGAGGAGGACCTGCTCGTCGTCGCCGGCGACAACCTCATCAGTTTCGACCTCGGGGAGTTCGTCGACTTCTTCGACGCCAAGGGAACGCCCACGCTCGCGGCCTACGACGTGGGATCGAAAGAGCGGGCCAGCTCGTACGGTCTCGTCGATCTCGACGGCGACCGCGTCGTCGACTTCCAGGAGAAACCCGACGACCCCAAGAGCACGCTCGTCTCCGTCGCCTGCTATGCCTTTCCCGCGGACACCCTCCCGCTGTTCGAGGAGTATCTGGCGGCGGGGGAGAATCCGGACGAACCCGGGTGGTTCATCCAGTGGATCCAGGCCCGACAGCCGGTTCACGCCTTCACCTTCGACGGCGCGTGGTTTGACATCGGCACGCCGGAGAGCTACCTCGACGCCGTCGCCTGGCACCTCGACGGCGACGTCCGCGTCGACGAGACGGCCACCGTCGAGAACGCCACCCTCCGCGGGGACGTGCACGTGATGGCAGGCGCGGAAGTCGTCGACTCGACGCTCGAACGGACCGTCGTCTTTCCCAACGCGACCATCCGCAACGCGGACGTCCGCGGGTCGATCATCGACGAGGAGACGCGGGTCGAGAACCTCGACCTCGCGGACGCACTCATCGGCGCCCACTCGACGATGACGGACGGCAGCCGGGACGCGTAG
- a CDS encoding transcriptional regulator: MEPTTRERIATVLRDEAATPSELSTRVGTARNAVYDHLRHVARSLSDTDEQLLVSPPTCRDCGFDAFDDPLNDPSNCPECRSESVAEPAVRID, encoded by the coding sequence ATGGAACCGACGACACGGGAGCGGATCGCCACCGTCCTTCGGGACGAGGCCGCGACGCCGAGCGAGCTATCGACTCGGGTCGGCACCGCCAGAAACGCCGTCTACGACCACCTCCGACACGTCGCCCGGTCGCTCTCGGACACCGACGAGCAGTTGCTCGTCTCGCCGCCCACCTGCCGGGACTGTGGCTTCGATGCTTTCGACGATCCGCTCAACGATCCCTCGAACTGCCCCGAGTGTCGGAGCGAGAGCGTCGCCGAACCCGCCGTTCGCATCGACTAG
- a CDS encoding ABC transporter ATP-binding protein, giving the protein MTEPLLSIRDLRTVFHTDDGLVRAVDGVSFDVGRGETVCLVGESGSGKTVTGESITRLLRTPPGEIAGGKIVFDGRDLTNLDDEALRDLRGDRIAHVFQNPQGALNPVYTVGWQIVEAIRIHEDVARERARDRAVDLLDRVGIPEATRRFDDYPHEFSGGMKQRVAIAMALATNPDLLIADEPTTALDVTIQNQILSLLSELQAEFDMSILLITHDLGVVAEVADRVVVMYAGKVMERGGVFDAFERPSHPYTRALLGCLPGRGGGAASIGGRLPSATDPPDGCRFHPRCEYAVDACKRGDQPPDYAVDGDDDHVVSCVHYEPGGDPSVVRGGRPESEGRDGTEAAGDDGTDPDTVGTPPTDRTIRADSFGEDRDGTDADTDREDRT; this is encoded by the coding sequence ATGACCGAACCACTGCTCTCGATCCGCGACCTGCGAACCGTCTTCCACACCGACGACGGACTCGTCCGCGCGGTCGACGGCGTCAGTTTCGACGTCGGCCGCGGCGAGACGGTCTGTCTGGTCGGCGAGTCCGGGAGCGGCAAGACCGTCACCGGCGAGTCCATCACGCGCCTGCTCCGGACGCCGCCCGGCGAGATCGCCGGCGGCAAGATCGTCTTCGACGGCCGGGACCTCACGAACCTCGACGACGAGGCCCTGCGCGACCTCCGCGGCGATCGGATCGCTCACGTGTTCCAGAACCCACAGGGTGCGCTCAACCCGGTCTACACCGTGGGCTGGCAGATCGTCGAGGCCATCCGCATCCACGAGGACGTCGCCCGCGAACGGGCCCGGGACCGGGCCGTCGACCTCCTCGACCGGGTCGGCATCCCGGAGGCGACCCGCCGGTTCGACGACTACCCCCACGAGTTCTCGGGCGGCATGAAACAGCGCGTCGCCATCGCGATGGCGCTCGCGACCAACCCCGACCTGCTGATCGCGGACGAACCGACGACGGCCCTCGACGTGACTATCCAGAACCAGATCCTCTCCCTGCTCTCGGAGCTACAGGCGGAGTTCGATATGAGCATCCTGTTGATCACGCACGACCTCGGGGTCGTCGCCGAGGTGGCGGATCGCGTCGTCGTGATGTACGCCGGCAAAGTGATGGAGCGCGGCGGCGTCTTCGACGCGTTCGAGCGGCCGTCCCACCCCTACACGCGGGCGCTGCTCGGCTGTCTCCCGGGCCGTGGCGGCGGCGCCGCCTCGATCGGCGGCCGACTCCCCTCGGCGACCGATCCCCCCGACGGCTGTCGGTTCCACCCGCGCTGTGAGTACGCCGTCGATGCCTGTAAGCGAGGTGACCAGCCACCCGACTACGCCGTCGACGGCGACGACGATCACGTCGTCTCGTGTGTCCACTACGAACCCGGCGGCGATCCGTCGGTAGTTCGGGGGGGCCGTCCCGAGTCCGAGGGTCGAGACGGGACCGAAGCGGCCGGCGACGACGGGACCGATCCGGACACCGTCGGTACCCCGCCGACGGACCGGACGATCCGCGCCGATTCCTTCGGAGAGGACCGCGACGGGACCGACGCCGACACCGACCGGGAGGACCGCACGTGA
- a CDS encoding ABC transporter permease codes for MGSEDTFESVDWTETRSRLSTLSRRDRWAALTALGVVAVFVYDYAILPASRPTITVPLEWNVTQLDWLFVSTLLALLFYVVVPLYDNRRLTAYYWREFRKNRMAVVSLGYLFVVFLIGVVGPLFLDKPTLALERAYQPPVLTSVDASVPVNCLGEVANGRCTGTMAHPLGTTGDGKGILVLVVYGMQVSMKVGLISTLLVVTIGTTVGTVAAYGGGLVDELLMRYVDVQLVFPAFFLYLLLTYLFGGSLFMFIVIFGLTGWGSIARLVRSEALQRAEEEYITAARSAGAGTLYVIRRHLVPNVSNSVITAATLLIPGFILFEASLSFLSLGDPTVPSWGQVIANGRSDLSTAWWVSTFPGVVLFMTILAFNFMGDALRDALDPRQET; via the coding sequence ATGGGCAGCGAAGACACCTTCGAATCGGTCGACTGGACCGAGACGCGCAGTCGACTCTCCACCCTCTCGCGGCGGGATCGGTGGGCAGCCCTGACCGCGTTGGGGGTCGTCGCCGTCTTCGTCTACGACTACGCGATCCTGCCGGCCAGCCGACCGACGATCACGGTCCCGCTCGAGTGGAACGTCACGCAACTCGACTGGCTGTTCGTCTCGACGCTGCTGGCGCTACTCTTCTACGTCGTCGTTCCGCTCTACGACAACCGCCGGCTGACCGCCTACTACTGGCGGGAGTTCCGCAAGAACCGGATGGCCGTCGTGAGTCTCGGCTACCTGTTCGTGGTCTTCCTGATCGGTGTCGTCGGACCGCTCTTTCTCGATAAGCCGACGCTCGCGTTGGAACGAGCCTACCAGCCCCCCGTCCTCACGAGCGTCGACGCGTCGGTGCCGGTGAACTGTCTGGGCGAGGTGGCCAACGGCCGCTGTACCGGGACGATGGCCCACCCGCTCGGTACCACCGGCGACGGCAAGGGCATCCTCGTCCTCGTCGTCTACGGGATGCAGGTGAGCATGAAGGTCGGCCTCATCTCCACGCTGCTCGTGGTGACCATCGGAACCACCGTCGGCACCGTGGCGGCCTACGGGGGTGGCCTCGTCGACGAACTCCTGATGCGGTACGTGGACGTCCAACTCGTCTTCCCCGCTTTCTTCCTCTATCTCCTGCTCACCTACCTCTTCGGCGGGAGCCTGTTCATGTTCATCGTCATCTTCGGGCTAACCGGCTGGGGTTCCATCGCCCGCCTGGTTCGTTCCGAGGCGCTCCAACGGGCCGAGGAGGAGTATATCACGGCCGCCCGGAGCGCCGGCGCGGGAACGCTCTATGTCATCCGGCGCCACCTCGTCCCCAACGTCTCCAACAGCGTCATCACGGCCGCCACCCTCCTGATCCCAGGCTTCATCCTCTTCGAGGCGTCGCTCTCTTTCCTCTCGCTGGGCGATCCGACGGTCCCCTCGTGGGGGCAGGTGATCGCCAACGGGCGGAGCGACCTCTCGACGGCGTGGTGGGTGTCGACGTTCCCCGGCGTCGTCCTCTTTATGACTATCCTCGCGTTCAACTTCATGGGCGACGCGCTGCGTGACGCACTCGACCCGAGACAGGAAACATGA
- a CDS encoding ABC transporter permease: MRWYVVRRVVWAVVATYLILSLTWGLLAITPNPAAEQMQFQAAASGGSAAAAEEAFEARRGLDRSPWVRYREYMHNMVTLNWGWSQSRSQPVTTAIANALPYTAIYSVPTTIISIVLGLSIGLYSATHQYTKTDYAATFFAFFGYAIPNFWFGIILLLVFGVQLGWFPVVFDSDIPFFSLGMARQLVLPVVVLVTGTIAGVMRYSRAEALEYVEAEFVKTARSKGADGYRVLTRHILRPAAVPLMTILVGDILGIFLAASYLVEVVFGIPGLGQLSYKAIIAQDTSLVLGTTLIFTFVSVIGNLVQDVAYTVLDPRIDYGDR, from the coding sequence ATGCGCTGGTACGTGGTCCGGCGGGTGGTGTGGGCGGTCGTCGCGACCTACCTCATCCTCTCGCTGACGTGGGGACTCCTCGCCATCACGCCGAACCCGGCGGCCGAACAGATGCAGTTCCAGGCCGCCGCCAGCGGCGGGTCCGCGGCGGCCGCCGAGGAGGCCTTCGAGGCGCGGCGCGGCCTGGATCGCTCGCCGTGGGTCCGCTACCGCGAGTACATGCACAACATGGTGACGCTCAACTGGGGCTGGTCACAGAGTCGCTCACAGCCCGTTACCACGGCCATCGCCAACGCCTTGCCGTACACGGCGATCTACTCCGTGCCGACGACGATCATCTCGATCGTACTCGGCCTCTCGATCGGCCTCTACTCCGCGACCCACCAGTACACCAAGACCGACTACGCGGCCACCTTCTTTGCGTTCTTCGGCTACGCCATCCCGAACTTCTGGTTCGGCATCATCCTCCTGTTGGTCTTCGGCGTCCAACTCGGCTGGTTCCCCGTGGTCTTCGACTCCGATATCCCCTTTTTCAGCCTCGGGATGGCCCGCCAGTTGGTGTTGCCCGTCGTCGTCCTCGTGACGGGCACCATCGCGGGCGTGATGCGCTACTCCCGGGCGGAGGCCCTGGAGTACGTCGAGGCCGAGTTCGTCAAGACGGCCCGGTCGAAGGGCGCCGACGGCTATCGCGTCCTCACCCGTCACATCCTGCGGCCGGCGGCGGTGCCCCTGATGACCATCCTCGTCGGCGACATCCTCGGCATCTTCCTCGCGGCGTCGTACCTCGTCGAGGTGGTCTTCGGCATCCCCGGACTGGGGCAACTGTCGTACAAGGCCATCATCGCCCAGGACACGTCGCTGGTGTTGGGGACGACCCTCATCTTCACGTTCGTCTCGGTCATCGGCAACCTCGTACAGGACGTGGCGTACACCGTACTGGACCCGCGGATCGACTACGGTGATCGCTGA
- a CDS encoding ABC transporter substrate-binding protein, which translates to MASGNDRRGTLGTAERRGRRGRRDVLKLLGATGVAGFAGCSGNGSDTTNTEGTDRSVGGRYVSASSVDAQSLNWLTIADATSGSFVTATLDGIWAIKPNREIFPLWGDYSTDDGRVYEIELRDNLEWGAGYGRMTAEDWVYMIKNVFQAQPNWSGYPNAGDWFRVNPESGQREPVPVERTGELTFEIRLFEVDPSLPFKPMLWRQQCIPKGILEKYVPNQDTKGLKQDEELNTLAYTGNLGPYTYESWERSARYTVTRNDDYYLQDVEGIPERFAEAPYFEGETTRIISEESTRLGALESGEVDSAGIPPDKATRFENLSNVTVNVTPQPYLRLIVYNMRANGWKPFRSKAVRRALAFAVNKETVVENVLRGYADVAQTMQPRWSDWYDDSRVEAFGVGDRYGPEPTRSRLESALSDTEYAYDGETLVDGSGEQVTLSIYYDSGQPTEGTVAEYIAQEFGENAGIDVQPEAVSSSTFQNNYVQTSAPEGADPEWTAGVFNGGPRDVATSAEPWDMSINLQFNTYPFTPASSKGFFEKRGGINFYGYYPEANISELYERASATTDEERRRELFGEAFGVISEEQPFGFLALPSSITGYASDVRGYDEEFNTGWDSQTWYFA; encoded by the coding sequence ATGGCGTCTGGTAACGACCGCCGGGGTACTCTGGGCACGGCGGAGCGTCGGGGGCGGCGGGGGCGCCGCGACGTGTTGAAACTTCTCGGGGCGACGGGCGTCGCCGGGTTCGCTGGCTGTTCGGGGAACGGGAGCGACACCACCAACACGGAGGGAACCGACCGGAGCGTCGGGGGGAGGTACGTCTCCGCGTCGAGCGTCGACGCCCAGTCGCTCAACTGGCTGACCATCGCCGATGCCACCTCCGGTTCGTTCGTCACCGCCACGCTCGATGGCATCTGGGCGATCAAGCCGAACCGGGAGATCTTCCCGCTCTGGGGGGATTACTCGACCGACGACGGGCGCGTCTACGAGATCGAACTCCGGGACAACTTGGAGTGGGGGGCGGGCTACGGCCGGATGACCGCCGAGGACTGGGTCTACATGATCAAGAACGTCTTCCAGGCCCAGCCGAACTGGAGCGGCTATCCGAACGCCGGCGACTGGTTCCGGGTGAACCCCGAGTCGGGACAACGCGAACCGGTCCCCGTCGAGCGGACGGGAGAACTGACCTTCGAGATCCGGCTGTTCGAGGTGGATCCCTCGCTGCCGTTCAAGCCGATGCTCTGGCGCCAGCAGTGTATTCCCAAGGGAATCTTAGAGAAGTACGTCCCGAATCAGGACACGAAGGGACTCAAGCAGGACGAGGAACTCAACACGCTGGCGTACACGGGCAATCTCGGTCCCTACACCTACGAGTCGTGGGAACGGTCGGCACGGTACACCGTCACCCGCAATGACGACTACTACCTGCAGGACGTCGAGGGGATCCCCGAGCGCTTCGCCGAGGCGCCGTACTTCGAGGGGGAGACCACACGGATCATCAGCGAGGAGAGCACCCGCCTGGGTGCCTTGGAGTCCGGTGAAGTCGACTCCGCGGGCATCCCGCCCGACAAAGCCACGCGGTTCGAGAACCTGTCGAACGTCACGGTCAACGTCACCCCCCAGCCGTACCTCCGGTTGATCGTCTACAACATGCGGGCGAACGGGTGGAAGCCGTTCCGATCGAAGGCGGTCCGCCGCGCGCTCGCCTTCGCGGTGAACAAGGAGACAGTCGTCGAGAACGTCCTCCGGGGTTACGCCGACGTGGCTCAGACGATGCAGCCGCGGTGGTCCGACTGGTACGACGACAGCCGGGTCGAGGCGTTCGGCGTCGGCGACAGGTACGGCCCGGAACCCACGCGGTCGCGGCTCGAATCCGCGCTGTCGGACACCGAGTACGCCTACGACGGCGAGACGCTCGTCGATGGGTCGGGCGAGCAGGTGACCCTCTCCATCTACTACGACTCCGGACAGCCGACCGAGGGTACCGTCGCGGAGTACATCGCCCAGGAGTTCGGCGAGAACGCCGGCATCGACGTCCAGCCCGAGGCCGTCTCGTCGTCGACGTTCCAGAACAACTACGTCCAGACGTCGGCTCCGGAGGGCGCCGACCCCGAGTGGACCGCGGGCGTGTTCAACGGCGGCCCCCGGGACGTGGCCACCAGCGCCGAGCCGTGGGATATGTCGATCAACCTCCAGTTCAACACGTACCCGTTCACGCCGGCCTCCAGCAAGGGCTTCTTCGAGAAGCGCGGGGGGATCAACTTCTACGGTTACTATCCCGAGGCGAACATCTCGGAGCTGTACGAGCGGGCGTCGGCCACGACCGACGAGGAGCGCCGTCGCGAACTCTTCGGGGAGGCGTTCGGGGTGATCAGCGAGGAACAACCCTTCGGCTTCCTCGCCCTACCGTCGAGCATCACCGGGTACGCGTCCGACGTCAGGGGGTACGACGAGGAGTTCAACACGGGGTGGGACTCCCAGACGTGGTACTTCGCGTGA
- the hpt gene encoding hypoxanthine/guanine phosphoribosyltransferase has translation MDQLRQSLLDAPIIEKGEYEYFVHPVSDGVPMLRPELLREIVIKIIRKADLEDVDKIVTPAAMGIHISTAVSLMTDVPLVVIRKRQYGLDGEVSLSAQTGYSESEMYINDVEAGDRVLVLDDVLSTGGTMKAILDALEHIGAEVIDVVAVIKKAGPNDLDDAGYSVKTLINVTVEDGEVIIVDPHGDG, from the coding sequence ATGGACCAGTTGCGGCAGTCGCTTCTCGACGCGCCGATCATCGAGAAAGGGGAGTACGAGTACTTCGTCCACCCCGTCAGCGACGGCGTTCCGATGCTCCGTCCCGAACTCCTGCGGGAGATCGTGATCAAGATCATCCGGAAGGCCGACCTCGAAGATGTCGACAAGATCGTCACGCCCGCGGCGATGGGCATCCACATCTCCACCGCCGTCTCACTGATGACGGACGTTCCGCTCGTGGTGATCCGGAAACGCCAGTACGGCCTCGACGGGGAGGTGTCGCTGTCGGCTCAGACCGGCTACTCGGAGAGCGAAATGTACATCAACGACGTCGAGGCGGGCGACAGGGTACTCGTCCTCGACGACGTGCTCTCGACTGGCGGGACGATGAAGGCGATTCTGGACGCCCTAGAGCACATCGGCGCCGAGGTGATCGACGTCGTCGCGGTGATCAAGAAGGCCGGGCCGAACGACCTCGACGACGCCGGCTACAGCGTCAAGACGCTCATCAACGTCACCGTCGAGGACGGCGAGGTCATCATCGTCGACCCGCACGGCGACGGATAA
- a CDS encoding DUF7110 family protein has protein sequence MSGRVYRLHSTLELPLEDVQDYFEGDPELPPEIADVTLTRRNNTLILKAVAEDEGLSKYTPTAQLKASVTETRVYEEEPPRAGGPWQEEEEEIPSELVEFACFKGDRETVLQNTALQYPMFLVLRDIARMSEKGTLTAIVEEDDKLKATRIVEGEDRPASVEVVENPSQSQAEKNGVNWRDNEFITD, from the coding sequence ATGTCAGGCCGCGTATATCGACTCCATTCGACGCTCGAACTGCCACTCGAAGACGTACAAGACTATTTCGAGGGGGACCCCGAACTCCCTCCCGAAATCGCCGACGTAACGCTCACACGACGAAACAACACGCTCATCCTGAAAGCCGTCGCCGAGGACGAGGGTCTGAGCAAATACACCCCGACAGCCCAGCTCAAAGCGAGCGTCACCGAGACGCGCGTCTACGAGGAGGAACCGCCGCGCGCCGGCGGTCCCTGGCAGGAGGAAGAGGAGGAGATTCCCTCGGAACTCGTCGAGTTCGCCTGCTTCAAGGGCGACCGCGAGACGGTACTTCAGAACACCGCCCTGCAGTACCCCATGTTCCTCGTGCTCCGTGACATCGCACGGATGTCCGAGAAGGGCACGCTGACCGCCATCGTCGAAGAGGACGACAAACTCAAAGCGACCCGGATCGTCGAGGGCGAGGACCGGCCCGCCTCCGTCGAGGTCGTCGAGAACCCCAGCCAGTCCCAGGCCGAGAAAAACGGCGTCAACTGGCGGGACAACGAGTTCATCACGGACTGA
- a CDS encoding glutaredoxin family protein, whose protein sequence is MTFQPGSDLDAEDVQARVDAAIEENDVVLFMKGNRLMPQCGYSQRALELIDQYVDDFETVDVLPALPEFRDALEAHSGWETTPQTYVEGEFVGGSDVLAELDERGELEATLAGA, encoded by the coding sequence ATGACGTTCCAACCCGGCAGCGACCTCGACGCCGAGGACGTACAGGCGCGTGTCGACGCCGCCATCGAAGAGAACGACGTGGTGTTGTTCATGAAGGGCAACCGCCTGATGCCCCAGTGTGGCTACTCCCAGCGAGCGCTCGAACTGATCGACCAGTACGTCGACGATTTCGAGACAGTGGACGTGTTGCCGGCGCTGCCGGAGTTCCGTGACGCCCTCGAAGCCCACAGTGGATGGGAGACGACACCACAGACGTACGTCGAAGGGGAGTTCGTCGGCGGGAGCGACGTCCTCGCCGAACTCGACGAACGGGGCGAACTCGAGGCGACACTCGCCGGAGCGTGA